Part of the Corynebacterium efficiens YS-314 genome is shown below.
TGCTGGTTGCCGTTGTCCAGCTCGCGGTAGACCACATCACCACCCCACCGGGCGGCGACCTTGGCGGGATCACCGGCGTCGAACATTCCCAGATCGGCGGTGCCGATGATCAGCCCCGGGGCCTTCACAGCAGGGGCCGCATCCACACACGATGGGGAGGTGGAGGCGGGGTAGAGGGCACCGACCGCGCGGACCGCCTTCCGGTTGGCTGCGGCCAGGACCGCGACACCGCCACCCATGCCGTGACCGACGAGACCGAGCCCACCCGGGTTGACGGTGACCTTACCGGCACCGAGTTTCACACCGGCGAGGATCTGCAGGGCAGAATCCAGGTCGGCGGCGAACCCACGGTGATCCGGGAGGAAACCGGTTTCCGTGTTGGGTGCGGCCACAGCGATACCCCAGCTGGCCAGGTGACGCAGCGTCTGATGGTAGTGCTTGATCGGTTTCATCCAGTCGTGACCGAAGGCCACGCCGGGTACACCATTGCCCTCGGCGGGGGTGTAGATCTTGCCGGGAAGCCCCGCATAATCAAGGTCACCGACCATGACCCGGTGCGGTCCACGCTTGGACAGCTTTGACAGATGTTTTTTCAGATTCTCAGCCACACGGTCAAGAATAGTGGAAAGCGTCACCCCGGACGGCAGGATGATCCGACCCGGGTGTGCCACCGGTGACCGGAACCCGCCACAACGGTGTCCCTTCCGTTGGAGTGACAGGGAGGTGGTGGCACAATGAGAAACCATGAATCTGCTCACCACCCGCATCGATCTGGACGCCATCGCCCACAACACCCGTCTGCTGAAGAACCGGGTGGGCGCGGCGAAACTGATGGCGGTGGTCAAGGCGGACGGGTACAACCACGGCATGGACCGGGTCGCCCCGGTCATGGCGGCCAACGGTGCGGATGCGTTCGGGGTGGCCACCATCGCCGAGGCCCTGGCATTGCGCGCCACCGGCATCACCACGCCGATCCTGTGCTGGATCTGGTCCCCGGAACAGGACTGGGCTGCCGCCGTCGAGGCGGGCATCGACCTCGCGGTGATCTCCCCGCGGCACGCCCGGGTGCTTGTCGACGCACCCCCCACCTCCCGGGCCATCCGCGTCAGCGTCAAGGTGGACACCGCGCTGCACCGTTCCGGTGTGGATGAACAGGACTGGGACGCGGTGTTCACCCTGCTCCGCGACTGCGGGCACATCGAGGTCACCGGGTTGTTCACCCACCTGTCCTGCGCCGATGAACCCGGCAACCCGGAGACCGACCACCAGGCGGAGACCTTCCGGCGGGCCATCGACCGGGCCCGCGCCCTGGGCCTGGAGGTGCCGGAGAACCACCTGTGCAATTCCCCGGCCACGCTCACCCGCCCGGATCTGCACATGGACATGGTCCGCCCGGGTGTGGCCCTGTACGGTCTGGAACCCATCCCGGGCCTGGACCATGGTCTGCGGCCGGCGATGACGTGGGCGGGGGCGATCACCGTCGTCAAGCCCATCAGAAAGGGTGAGGGGACCTCCTACGGGCTGACCTGGCGCGCCGAGGCGGACGGGTTCGTGGCGGTGGTGCCGGCAGGCTATGCCGACGGTGTGCCCCGTGCGGCCCAGGATCACCTGCGGGTCCACGTCAACGGTCATGACTACCCACAGGTGGGGCGGGTGTGCATGGATCAGTTCGTCATCTTCCTGGGTGATAATCCCCACGGCGTGACCGCCGGTGATGAGGCGGTCATCTTCGGCGGCACCGGCATGTCCGCCACCGAGCTTGCCGACGCCCTGGCCACCATCAACTATGAGGTCATCTGCCGGCCCACCGGCCGCACAGTCCGCGACTACACAGGAGAAGGCAAATGAAACCCGATTTCCCCGCATCCGGTACCCGACGCCTCGACACCGCGGCGCAGACCCAGGCTTTCGGGGAGGAACTCGGCCGGGCCCTGGAGGCCGGGGACGTGGTGGTCCTCGACGGCCCCCTCGGTGCCGGCAAGACCACCTTCACCCAGGGGCTGGCCCGGGGCATGCAGGTCAGGGGCCGGGTCACCTCACCGACCTTCGTCATCGCCCGGGAACACCGCTCCGAGGTCGGTGGCCCCACCCTCATCCACCTGGATGCCTACCGCCTGCTGGGGGAGGACCCGGACGATGTGGATTCCGACCCGATCGGCGCCCTGGACTCCCTCGACCTGGACACCGACCTGGACACCGCCGTGGTGGTGGCGGAATGGGGTGGGGGACTGGTGGAGCAGATCACCGAGTCCTACCTGCTGATCTCCATCGACCGGGAGACCGCCGTGACCGAGGACCCGGAGTCAGAGGCCCGCATCTTCACCTGGCAATGGAGAAGCAGGCACTGAACTGAGGCGCTGACCAGTCCTTTCCCACCAGGGTTTCTGTATCTGTTGTTTTATGTCCGGTGCTGCGGGATCATTGAGTCAATGGAGTTAATGGCGGATGCGCCCCCAGGACCCGTGACCACGGTGGAGTAGAGATCATGGGATACCCGGAGGAATCTCCGCGGTGAGAATCCGCTGATCTCGAAGGAGTGGTCCCAACGTGCTTGATTTCCTTGCGGCAAACCCACTGATCGCCCTGGCGGTGATCCTCGCGGTGGGTCTGGCCATCGGTCGGATCTCACTATTCGGGGTGTCCCTCGGTGCCGCGGCCGTGTTGATCGTGGCGCTGGTGGTCTCCACCCTCAACCCGGACATCCAGATCCCGGCCTTCGTGTTCCAGCTGGGTCTGGCCATGTTCGTCTATGTCATCGGCATCTCGGCGGGCCCGGCCTTCTTCCGGGAGTTCCGCTCGCGGGGATGGAAACTCACGCTTTTCATGATCACGCTGCTGGTATCCCTGACAGCCCTGGCCTGGGTTCTCATCCGGGCCTTCGGACTGGGGGCCGGGGCGGGCGCCGGCATGTTCGCCGGCTCGCTGACCTCCACGCCGGGTATGGCCGCGGTGGTCGCACTCATGGACCCAGCCCAGGCCGGTGACCCCGTCATCGGGTACTCCCTGGCCTACCCCGGTGCCGTGCTGGGTTCCATCCTGGTCGCGGCGGTGGGCGCGAAACTGCTCAAGGTCAACCACACCGAGGATGCCCGCGAGGAGGGACTGGTCACCGAACCCCTGGTGTGGAAGGGCGTGCGTATCGGGGAGGGGATCAGCGGCACCATCGGAGACCTGCCCCGGTTGTCGGGTCAGCAGATCATCGCCACCCGCATCGTGGAGGATCCCCATGAACACCGCCTGGCGGATCCGACGCTGCCCATCAAACCCGGCATGGAACTGGTCATCAACGGCACCGTCAACGCGGTCGACCGGGCGATCGCCGCGCTGGGGGGTGAATGCGACACCAAGATCGAGGACACCGAACTGGTGTACTCCCGGTTCACTGTCTCCAACCCGGACATCGTCGGACGCACCGTCGCGGAACTGGATCCGGTGGCCAACGGATTCATGATCGCGCGTATCCGGCAGGGGGACACCGAGATCGTCCCGCACCGGGACACCGTGCTCAACTACTCCGACCGCGTCCGCGTGGTCGCCGCACCGGGACGCATGGGCGAGGTACGACGCTTCCTCGGCGACTCCGAGAAGGCCCTGGGGGATGTCAACCTGCTGCCGTTCGCCATCGGACTGTCCCTCGGCCTGCTGCTGGGGGCGATCCCCGTCCCGCTGCCCGGGGACACCACGATGTACCTGGGTTTCGGTGGTGGACCCATCGTCGCCGGTCTCATCCTCGGTGCCCTCAACCGCACCGGGCCCATCACCTGGCAGCTGCCCTTCCACGCCAACAGGACCATCTCCACGCTGGGGCTCGCGCTGTTCCTGGCCGGTGTGGGTACCTCCGCCGGTGCGGGTTTCCGTCAGGCACTGACCGATCCGCAGTCCTTCGTCTACATGGGGGTGGGCTTTGCCATCACCGTCACCTCGGCGCTGGTGTGCGCCGTGGTGGGCATGTGGCTGCTGAAATTGAAATGGGATGAATCCATGGGCGTGGCCGCCGGCGCCACCACCAACCCGGCGATCATCTCCTACCTCAATGACCAGACCGGCACGGACCTGGCCAACCGTGGGTATGCCACGGTGTACCCCACTGCCATGATCGGCAAGATCCTGGCCTGTCAGGTGCTGTTCCTGCTGTTGTAGGTGCCGGGGTTGCCGGGAGGTGATCCGGGGGCCGCCCGGGGACGGACCGGGTGGCCCGACCGGGTGGCCCGACCGGGTGGCCCGATTGGGGGCTGACCGGGGGCGGGCCCGTGTCCACCCGCGGGCGTAACCTGGATGGCATGACTGAACTGAGCACCACCCACCTCGGGGAACTGCGCCTGGACGAACTCACCCTCACCGTCCCCCTGACCACTGACGTGGCCGATGAGCGCACCATCGACATCTTCGCCCGCATCGCCACCCGGCCGGGTGGAGAGACACTGCCGTACCTGGTGTTCCTGCAGGGAGGGCCCGGCAATGAGGCACCCCGCCCCAGCCTGGAACCCCTCAACCCGAGCTGGTTGAAGGCAGCCCTGGAACACTACCGGGTGGTCATGCTCGATCAGCGTGGCACCGGGTTGTCCACCCCGGTCTCCGACCGCATCCTGGAGGAGCACACCACCGCAGAGATCGTGGAGTACTTGAGCCACCTGCGGGCCGACGGCATCGTGCGGGACTGTGAGGCCGTGCGCGAGTATCTCGGTGTCAGGCAGTGGAATGTGCTCGGCCAGTCCTTCGGTGGTTTCACCACCCTGCACTACCTGTCCACCCACCCGGATTCCCTGGATGATGTATTCATCACCGGTGGGCTCAGCGCCATCGACCGCCCCGCGGAGGATGTCTACGCCAACTGCTATGAACGCATGCGGTACAACTCCGAGCAGTACTACCGGCGGTTCCCGGAAGACCGGGTGGGCATCCAACGGCTGGTGGAGCGTGCCCGGGCGGGTGAGATCATCCTGCCCACCGGGGAGGTGGTCTCCGAATCGCGTCTGCGTTCACTGGGGCATCTGCTCGGCAGCAATGACGGTTGGCTGGACCTCCACCACCTGCTGGAGCGTGACCCCCGCTCCAACGCCTTCCTCCACGACCTCGCGGACCTACTGCCCTTCGGTGCCCGCAACCCCCTCTACTACGTGCTGCATGAATCCTCCTACGCCGACGGCGTGGTCACCGACTGGGCGGCACAACGCGTCTACCCCGAGGCCTTCCGGGAGGATCCCACCCTGCTCACCGGTGAGCACGTGTTCCCCGAGTGGGCGGACACCGTCCCCGCACTGCGCCCCTGGAAGGACGTCGCCCTCGCCCTGGCGCAGCAGGAGTGGCCGAAACTCTATGACGCCGCCGCCCTGGAGACCTCCGGTGCCACGGGTGCCGCGGCTGTCTATGCCAATGATGTCTTCGTCCCCCTCGACTTCTCCCTGGAAACCGCACGTCACCTGCCCGGGGTGAAGCTGTACATCACCAGTGGGCATGAACACAACGGCCTGCGCGCCAGCAACGGCCGGGTGCTCGCCCACCTCATCGATCTGGCCCACGGCCGGAAGGTACGCTGATTCCCCGTGTTAGTACTAGCCATAGACACCTCAACCCCGGACCTCATCGTCGGCATCGTCGACGCCTCCACCGGCACCACCCGTGCCCAGCGCATCATCGAAGACACCCGTGAGCACAATGAACAACTCACCCCGATGGTCAAGGCGGCGCTTGCCGACGCCGACCTGACCTTCGCCGACCTCGGAGCCGTCGTGGTCGGTTGCGGACCGGGCCCCTTCACCGGACTACGCGTGGGCATGGTCTCCGGGGCGGCCTTCGGTGATGCCCTCGGCATACCCGTCCATGGTGTGTGCTCACTCGATGCCATCGCTCACGGCATTGACTTCTCCTCCACACCACGCGCCCTGGTGGCCACCGATGCCCGCCGGCGGGAGATCTACTGGGCCACCTATGACAACGGCACCCGCACCGCCGGACCGGAGGTCATCGCGCCGGGGCACCTCGAATTACCCCATGAGGTGGATGTCATCTCCATCCCGGCACACCTGGGGGAGAAGTTGCCGGAGGCACTTGAGGGCGTCGACAAGCTCTCGTTGACGCCGCTGCCCGCCCACCTGGTGGCGGTCGCGGACCTGACCGCCACCCCGGGGCCGCTGGTGCCGATGTACCTGCGCCGACCGGACGCGAAGGAACCCAAAGCAAAGCCGAGATCGGCTGCCATCCCGGAGGTGGAATTATGACAGCGAACCAGTTTGAACTGCGGGAGCTACGCCGCGGGGACGCCGAACGCTGTGCCGAATTGGAACGGGTGCTCTTCCCCGGGGACAACCCCTGGCCCCGCGATGTGTTCGTGGTGGAGTTCTCCCACCCCACCAATTTCTACATCGGGGCATTCGATGATGACCATCTGGTCGCCTACGCGGGACTGGCGATGATGGGGCCGACGGAGGATCCTGAATTCGAGATCCACACCATCGGCGTGGACCCCGAATTCCAGCGCCGGGGTCTGGGACGGGTCCTCATGGATCAGCTGATGCACGTGGCTGACAGCCACGACGGCCCGGTGTTCCTGGAGGTCCGTACCGACAACCTGCCCGCGATCCGGATGTATGAGGCCTTCGGTTTCACGATCCTGGCCACCCGTAAGAACTACTACCGGCCCTCCGGCGCGGATGCCTACACCATGCAGCGACCCCGCCTGAGCGACCGGCGCGACAGTGACGGAAGCTCCGGCGGAAGTTCCGACGGAAGTTCCGGAAACTGATGCCGGGGACTATTCTCTAAACAATGATTGTCCTGGGTATTGAGAGCTCCTGTGATGAAACCGGTGTGGGCGTGGTCGACCTGGATGAGCAGGGCAACCTGACCATCCTCGCCGACGCGGT
Proteins encoded:
- the rimI gene encoding ribosomal protein S18-alanine N-acetyltransferase, with the protein product MTANQFELRELRRGDAERCAELERVLFPGDNPWPRDVFVVEFSHPTNFYIGAFDDDHLVAYAGLAMMGPTEDPEFEIHTIGVDPEFQRRGLGRVLMDQLMHVADSHDGPVFLEVRTDNLPAIRMYEAFGFTILATRKNYYRPSGADAYTMQRPRLSDRRDSDGSSGGSSDGSSGN
- the alr gene encoding alanine racemase, whose protein sequence is MNLLTTRIDLDAIAHNTRLLKNRVGAAKLMAVVKADGYNHGMDRVAPVMAANGADAFGVATIAEALALRATGITTPILCWIWSPEQDWAAAVEAGIDLAVISPRHARVLVDAPPTSRAIRVSVKVDTALHRSGVDEQDWDAVFTLLRDCGHIEVTGLFTHLSCADEPGNPETDHQAETFRRAIDRARALGLEVPENHLCNSPATLTRPDLHMDMVRPGVALYGLEPIPGLDHGLRPAMTWAGAITVVKPIRKGEGTSYGLTWRAEADGFVAVVPAGYADGVPRAAQDHLRVHVNGHDYPQVGRVCMDQFVIFLGDNPHGVTAGDEAVIFGGTGMSATELADALATINYEVICRPTGRTVRDYTGEGK
- the tsaE gene encoding tRNA (adenosine(37)-N6)-threonylcarbamoyltransferase complex ATPase subunit type 1 TsaE, yielding MKPDFPASGTRRLDTAAQTQAFGEELGRALEAGDVVVLDGPLGAGKTTFTQGLARGMQVRGRVTSPTFVIAREHRSEVGGPTLIHLDAYRLLGEDPDDVDSDPIGALDSLDLDTDLDTAVVVAEWGGGLVEQITESYLLISIDRETAVTEDPESEARIFTWQWRSRH
- the tsaB gene encoding tRNA (adenosine(37)-N6)-threonylcarbamoyltransferase complex dimerization subunit type 1 TsaB encodes the protein MLVLAIDTSTPDLIVGIVDASTGTTRAQRIIEDTREHNEQLTPMVKAALADADLTFADLGAVVVGCGPGPFTGLRVGMVSGAAFGDALGIPVHGVCSLDAIAHGIDFSSTPRALVATDARRREIYWATYDNGTRTAGPEVIAPGHLELPHEVDVISIPAHLGEKLPEALEGVDKLSLTPLPAHLVAVADLTATPGPLVPMYLRRPDAKEPKAKPRSAAIPEVEL
- a CDS encoding aspartate:alanine exchanger family transporter, which codes for MLDFLAANPLIALAVILAVGLAIGRISLFGVSLGAAAVLIVALVVSTLNPDIQIPAFVFQLGLAMFVYVIGISAGPAFFREFRSRGWKLTLFMITLLVSLTALAWVLIRAFGLGAGAGAGMFAGSLTSTPGMAAVVALMDPAQAGDPVIGYSLAYPGAVLGSILVAAVGAKLLKVNHTEDAREEGLVTEPLVWKGVRIGEGISGTIGDLPRLSGQQIIATRIVEDPHEHRLADPTLPIKPGMELVINGTVNAVDRAIAALGGECDTKIEDTELVYSRFTVSNPDIVGRTVAELDPVANGFMIARIRQGDTEIVPHRDTVLNYSDRVRVVAAPGRMGEVRRFLGDSEKALGDVNLLPFAIGLSLGLLLGAIPVPLPGDTTMYLGFGGGPIVAGLILGALNRTGPITWQLPFHANRTISTLGLALFLAGVGTSAGAGFRQALTDPQSFVYMGVGFAITVTSALVCAVVGMWLLKLKWDESMGVAAGATTNPAIISYLNDQTGTDLANRGYATVYPTAMIGKILACQVLFLLL
- a CDS encoding alpha/beta fold hydrolase; translation: MTELSTTHLGELRLDELTLTVPLTTDVADERTIDIFARIATRPGGETLPYLVFLQGGPGNEAPRPSLEPLNPSWLKAALEHYRVVMLDQRGTGLSTPVSDRILEEHTTAEIVEYLSHLRADGIVRDCEAVREYLGVRQWNVLGQSFGGFTTLHYLSTHPDSLDDVFITGGLSAIDRPAEDVYANCYERMRYNSEQYYRRFPEDRVGIQRLVERARAGEIILPTGEVVSESRLRSLGHLLGSNDGWLDLHHLLERDPRSNAFLHDLADLLPFGARNPLYYVLHESSYADGVVTDWAAQRVYPEAFREDPTLLTGEHVFPEWADTVPALRPWKDVALALAQQEWPKLYDAAALETSGATGAAAVYANDVFVPLDFSLETARHLPGVKLYITSGHEHNGLRASNGRVLAHLIDLAHGRKVR
- a CDS encoding dienelactone hydrolase family protein, with product MAENLKKHLSKLSKRGPHRVMVGDLDYAGLPGKIYTPAEGNGVPGVAFGHDWMKPIKHYHQTLRHLASWGIAVAAPNTETGFLPDHRGFAADLDSALQILAGVKLGAGKVTVNPGGLGLVGHGMGGGVAVLAAANRKAVRAVGALYPASTSPSCVDAAPAVKAPGLIIGTADLGMFDAGDPAKVAARWGGDVVYRELDNGNQQGFSEDTMFKLLVGVGRPQTAGQELARGLLTGFLLHQLAGERSYKAFSDPEAEAKKVTSYWGIDLEEKAFPQDESPLPFLNSN